Genomic DNA from Candidatus Koribacter versatilis Ellin345:
CGGAACGGTGGTCCCGCCAATCACGAGGTCGGTGTCGGTAGTAAGCGAAGTCGCTTCATTGGCGCCCGTGCGCCACACCTTCCCGTAGGGAACCAGTTCGCCCATGATCTTGCGACCTTTCATGGAAGGGCGACCGTAGTCGATGGTGACTTTGTGGCCATCCGCAAAGCTAACGCTTGCAGTTCCCGGAGGGCTGGGCCGGGAAGCTTTGTCCTGTGCAACAACGAACCCGGTGACGAGCAGTACAAACAACAACGGCCGGTACAGATTGCGCATTACTTCCTCCAATGATCGAAACGGAATCATCCACCTGCAGGCCAATATTATTGCCCTTCGCGGGAGATAAGTACAATCGAGGCATGAGTGTTTTCGACGACCACAAGCAAGAACTGGATCACTACGAGACGATGATGGGAGCTGCGCGAGGACGACTTGCGGTGAGCCTCGATCTGCTCACCGACGCGCTGGCGCTGGTCGGGCAGCACGGCGTTTATTGTCAGAGTGCGCGCCAGGCCGGTAAGCCGGCGATGGACATCCAGGCAATCATGAAGGGCATTACAGACGCGAAGCAACTGATGCAGAGCGCGATGGAAGAGATGAAGTCGAAGTAGTTAGCCGGCGGTGGCAGGCGCGTCCGTTCCGGCTGCCTCGAAAATCTTTTTCCAAAGCTCGTTGTGGCCAGTTGTGCCTTTCGCTGAAAACGGGACAACCTCCTCCACCAGTAATTCTTCTTTGAGCTTGAGAAGATTGTTTCGCAACTGATTCCCGGAAACACGATCGATCTTCGTTCCCACCACAACGAATGGGCGACCCACGTGGCGCAGCCAGTTCAGCAGTTCAAGGTCTTTTTTCTGAGGTGGAACGCTGACGTCCACGATTGATACGCAAAGCGCGAGCGTGGGTCGCTCATGCAAATACGGATCAATGA
This window encodes:
- a CDS encoding DUF2911 domain-containing protein; its protein translation is MRNLYRPLLFVLLVTGFVVAQDKASRPSPPGTASVSFADGHKVTIDYGRPSMKGRKIMGELVPYGKVWRTGANEATSLTTDTDLVIGGTTVPKGAYTVYTLPGEMAWKLIINKQTKQWGTVYDEKQDLARINLVSAKTSAPVEQFTISLDQAGGDAAKLKLEWENTSVSVDVKEKK
- the yihA gene encoding ribosome biogenesis GTP-binding protein YihA/YsxC encodes the protein MRVLTRFMLSAADARQFPAAGAPEIAFLGRSNVGKSSLINAIVGSKIAKTSSTPGRTQTINFFEIRRPGKPRPDWIFADLPGYGYARVPKELTAEWPKFIDPYLHERPTLALCVSIVDVSVPPQKKDLELLNWLRHVGRPFVVVGTKIDRVSGNQLRNNLLKLKEELLVEEVVPFSAKGTTGHNELWKKIFEAAGTDAPATAG